The DNA region ACCGACGACGTGGGCACCTGGGCGGCTGACCTGGCCGCCAAAAACAACGTGTTCGGCCTCACCAGCTTTGCCAACACCAAAACGGTAAAAGCGGGGCTCCAGTAATGGGCAACACCGTTTTCATAAAAGGCCAGAACATTGCGGCCAATATTTCAAGCGTTTCCAGCCAGGCCGGGCCGCGCTGGCCCGCGCCTTTGGCCGGGGCTTCCAACGCCGGGCAGTTCTCGCCCGGCATAAGCGGCACCCCTGCCGATTACGTTTACAGCGGCACCGCAACCGGCGACGGGGCGGGCGGGGGAACAACGGTTGTGGATTCCGTCCTGGCCGTGTTCGGCGACAACTGGTTTATCGGGGCGACCCTCGCCATCACAAGCGGGGCCTGCTCCGGGGAATCAAAAACTGTAACCGATTTTGCCCAAGCCACCGGAACCCTCACCACGGCGGCCTTTACGGCCCAGATCGTGACGGGCGTAACCTTCACCCTCACCCTTGCCTATTCCAGCCGGGATTTTCGGCTTGAACTCATTGCGGCGGGCGACGCGGGCAACGCCACCTTTAAATTCTCCCACGACGGCGGAACCAACTGGTTCGGGCGCAAAAGCCCGACCGCCACGGGCTGGATAGCGCCCGTTCTTATCTCCGCCGGGCTTTCCACGGATAAGGCCACGGGCATCATCCAGGCCGCCAACGGCGACGTTGTGGCGGTTTACGTTTCAAGCGCCACAATGGCCCGAAGGTCCACAGACGGCGGGCTTACCTGGGGCGCGGAAATCACCATTTTCGGCTCGCATTACCGGCCAAAGCTCTGCCTTTTGTCCTCCGGAAGGCTTTGGTGCTTTGCCCGGGACGACGCGGCCTATTCCGACGACAACGGGCTTACCTGGACCAACCCGGCCCTTACCGGTTTCGGCACCCTCTTATTAAGCGGTGCCGTGGAACTGGCAAACGGCAACCTGGTCGCCTGTGCCGATAACGGAAGCGCCGTTTATGCCCGGATATCCACGGACGGCGGGTTTTCGTGGAGCGACGAAATCACCGTGGCCGCAGACGCCAACGAGCAGGTAAGCTCGGTGATCGAGGTGCTCGCCAACGGCGACGTTGTTATCGCCTATTCCACGGACCAGGACTCGGTTGGCGATTACGAGATCAAGTGCAAAATCAGCTCGGACGGCGGCTCCACCTGGGGCGCGGCAGTGGATGTAATGAACATCCTTTCCGATCTCACCTATCCGGCCCTGGTCAAAGACGTGAACGGCGACATGCTCTGCGTGGCCTGCGAGTCCGGCGGGGGCATGGATATCGTAAACAGTTACGATAACGGCGCTGGCTGGGCCAACCGAAGCAATATCTACGGCGGGGCGGTAAGCTGGAAATGCGCCTGCCTTGCCCTGGTGAACGGGCAGATTTTCGCGGGCTACGAGGACGCCAGCCAGAATTTTTACTTTGTGCGCGCCGGGTTTTGGGAGACCTACGCGGCAAACGCCGCGCCGGTTGCCGTGAATCTGACGCCCCAAACGCTCGCCTGCGGAGCCTCCATCATCTGGAACGGCGGGGCCGGGGTGATCGGCGACACTTTCAGCCTGGAAGCCGCCTACGATTATGGGGCCGAAAACCTGTTTACGGACTCCCCAAGCTCGCCCTGGAGGACGGCAACCGACAACGCGGCCCACACCGTTGTTTTTGACGCCGGGGCAAACGCCCGCTTTTACATTGACGGGGCCGCGATATTTGGATCCAACGTCCGCAAATTGAAAATCCAGATGCACGCCTCCGATTCCTGGGGCGCGCCCTCGGTATCCGAGGAGATTGATCTTTCCATCGCCACAGGGGCCATAGACGCCGTGGCCGCGAACTGGATCAAGGACACGTCACTTTTGGCGGCTTACGTGGATCACGAGCTGGCCGGAAAGTATTTCACCGCCACCAGCGGCACGGATAGCGGCCTCGTGTGGAAAATCGCCGACAACCAGGGCGATTACATCATTCTG from Deltaproteobacteria bacterium includes:
- a CDS encoding exo-alpha-sialidase, encoding MGNTVFIKGQNIAANISSVSSQAGPRWPAPLAGASNAGQFSPGISGTPADYVYSGTATGDGAGGGTTVVDSVLAVFGDNWFIGATLAITSGACSGESKTVTDFAQATGTLTTAAFTAQIVTGVTFTLTLAYSSRDFRLELIAAGDAGNATFKFSHDGGTNWFGRKSPTATGWIAPVLISAGLSTDKATGIIQAANGDVVAVYVSSATMARRSTDGGLTWGAEITIFGSHYRPKLCLLSSGRLWCFARDDAAYSDDNGLTWTNPALTGFGTLLLSGAVELANGNLVACADNGSAVYARISTDGGFSWSDEITVAADANEQVSSVIEVLANGDVVIAYSTDQDSVGDYEIKCKISSDGGSTWGAAVDVMNILSDLTYPALVKDVNGDMLCVACESGGGMDIVNSYDNGAGWANRSNIYGGAVSWKCACLALVNGQIFAGYEDASQNFYFVRAGFWETYAANAAPVAVNLTPQTLACGASIIWNGGAGVIGDTFSLEAAYDYGAENLFTDSPSSPWRTATDNAAHTVVFDAGANARFYIDGAAIFGSNVRKLKIQMHASDSWGAPSVSEEIDLSIATGAIDAVAANWIKDTSLLAAYVDHELAGKYFTATSGTDSGLVWKIADNQGDYIILDTTTAHNLANSDTFAIYGTQKAKTFTGGVYRFVRVLIEAQQTAENYYSVGYLAAGLAVTLAHCFSTGWGLTDVLDRELMRTPSGGLIAVSGPAKKRRIWTLVWPASTTARAQIRALADIVLGGNLAFIPNSSALADVALVKITGDLQSTQAVGSAFNFGPVILEEVL